In the Streptomyces formicae genome, one interval contains:
- a CDS encoding protein-tyrosine phosphatase family protein has translation MSEDHRATTATWQADAPGVLRLPSGRLVRGRGLRRPLPEGPTPGFGVYLLGKAPEGIAWEHVWLRWPDFRLPADRARAREVLRDAWARAAGERVELACGGGRGRTGTALACLAVLDGVPAGEAVAFVRARYDRHAVETPWQRRYVKGFAAA, from the coding sequence ATGAGCGAGGATCACCGCGCGACGACAGCGACCTGGCAGGCCGACGCGCCCGGCGTCCTGCGGCTTCCTTCCGGGCGGCTCGTCCGGGGGCGGGGGCTGCGGCGCCCGCTGCCGGAGGGGCCGACGCCCGGCTTCGGGGTCTATCTGCTCGGCAAGGCGCCGGAGGGCATCGCCTGGGAGCACGTCTGGCTGCGCTGGCCCGACTTCCGGCTGCCCGCCGACCGGGCGCGGGCGCGCGAGGTGCTGCGCGACGCCTGGGCCCGCGCCGCGGGCGAACGCGTCGAACTGGCCTGCGGCGGCGGGCGCGGCAGGACGGGGACCGCCCTGGCCTGCCTCGCCGTCCTCGACGGGGTGCCCGCCGGGGAAGCGGTCGCGTTCGTCCGCGCGCGCTACGACCGGCACGCGGTGGAGACGCCCTGGCAGCGGCGGTACGTGAAGGGGTTCGCCGCCGCCTGA
- a CDS encoding ATP-binding protein encodes MATVSPPHTWSYALHLPHDPRAPRIARMTPRAVLPACGLAELADLAELLTSELVTNAYRHSEGPAALRLRGTDDPCGLRVSVWDTNPHIPSPFDKPPGRRGPLRPVPHESDSGRGLGLVAQWARAWGGHPLGDDLFGRGGKLLWFELGA; translated from the coding sequence ATGGCAACCGTATCCCCGCCCCACACCTGGTCGTACGCCCTTCACCTGCCCCACGACCCCCGTGCTCCCCGCATCGCCCGCATGACGCCCCGCGCCGTCCTTCCCGCGTGCGGACTGGCTGAACTGGCAGACCTTGCCGAGCTGTTGACGTCCGAGCTCGTCACCAATGCCTATCGGCACTCCGAGGGCCCCGCCGCCCTGCGCCTGCGCGGCACCGACGACCCGTGCGGGCTGCGGGTCAGCGTGTGGGACACGAACCCGCACATCCCTTCTCCTTTCGACAAGCCGCCCGGCCGCCGAGGCCCACTGCGCCCTGTCCCGCACGAGTCGGACAGCGGGCGCGGTCTCGGCCTCGTCGCGCAGTGGGCCCGGGCCTGGGGCGGACACCCCCTGGGTGACGACCTCTTCGGGCGGGGCGGCAAGCTGCTGTGGTTCGAGCTCGGCGCCTGA
- a CDS encoding DUF397 domain-containing protein, translated as MPGTDLYALPIDGVVFVKACGGSTHPDGEACAQLAKIGPNAWALRDSKRPHAEPLRFTTEELDAAGIDPARFGLSA; from the coding sequence ATGCCCGGAACCGACCTGTACGCCCTGCCCATCGACGGAGTCGTGTTCGTCAAGGCGTGCGGAGGTAGCACGCACCCGGACGGCGAAGCGTGCGCACAGCTCGCGAAGATCGGCCCCAACGCGTGGGCCCTGCGCGACAGCAAGCGGCCCCATGCGGAGCCCCTGAGGTTCACCACGGAGGAACTGGACGCGGCCGGTATCGACCCGGCGCGCTTCGGACTCTCCGCCTGA
- a CDS encoding DUF4232 domain-containing protein produces MRTFRSRTTVLAATATAALALTLTACGGGDEGSDAKSAGSASGGSASSSSTGTDKGTSSGTGTGASTSNGSGTGTGKGTSGDDGAAKASAGDAGSKAAPLCTTKDVNISAANRGGPPYTHIVLTAKNTSGHSCTMNGFPQVQFLESHKENVPAVAKSKPAAPVVLSAGAPAYALVKLSDGGKEEATEPVTAFSVMLQGGSGQAAVKAPGGSGIAVDPAKWATGYWTPELRNGADDF; encoded by the coding sequence ATGCGTACGTTCCGCAGCCGCACCACCGTCCTCGCCGCCACGGCCACCGCCGCCCTCGCCCTGACCCTGACCGCCTGCGGCGGCGGGGACGAGGGCTCCGACGCGAAGTCCGCGGGTTCGGCGTCCGGCGGCTCGGCGTCGTCCTCGTCGACCGGCACCGACAAGGGCACGTCGTCCGGCACCGGCACCGGCGCCAGCACGTCGAACGGCAGCGGCACCGGCACCGGCAAGGGCACGTCGGGCGACGACGGCGCCGCGAAGGCGTCCGCCGGTGACGCGGGCTCCAAGGCCGCGCCCCTGTGCACCACCAAGGACGTCAACATCAGCGCCGCGAACCGGGGTGGCCCGCCCTACACCCACATCGTCCTGACGGCGAAGAACACCTCGGGCCACAGCTGCACGATGAACGGCTTCCCGCAGGTCCAGTTCCTGGAGAGCCACAAGGAGAACGTCCCCGCGGTCGCCAAGAGCAAGCCCGCGGCGCCCGTCGTCCTGTCCGCGGGCGCCCCCGCGTACGCCCTGGTGAAGCTGTCGGACGGCGGCAAGGAGGAGGCCACCGAGCCCGTCACGGCCTTCTCCGTCATGCTCCAGGGCGGCAGCGGCCAGGCCGCCGTCAAGGCGCCGGGCGGCAGCGGCATCGCCGTTGACCCGGCGAAGTGGGCGACCGGCTACTGGACGCCCGAACTCCGCAACGGCGCGGACGACTTCTGA
- a CDS encoding N-acylneuraminate cytidylyltransferase — MSHPDPAGTQVRRVLAVIPARGGSKGVPAKNLAPVGGVPLVARAIRECLAARLVTDVVVSTDDHVIGEAARAAGAEVVLRPAAIAGDTATSEAAVLHAMDAHEALHGAAVDVVLLVQCTSPFLTREDIDGVAAAVVENGADTAVTVAPFHGFIWRDAADDADDATDGSADVTAQRTDAAGGTATLANSTRTRGGYGVNHDKSFRPRRQDRPQDLLETGAAYAMDAAGFRAEKHRFFGHTEPVRTDPARVLEVDDPHDLARARALAPLFDADRADALPTAADIDAVVLDFDGTQTDDRVLIDSDGREFVSVHRGDGLGIAALRRSGLNMLILSTEQNPVVAARAKKLKLPVLHGIDRKDLALKQWCEEQGIAPERVLYVGNDVNDLPCFALVGWPVAVGSAHDVVRGAARAVTTVPGGEGAIREIATWILGPSLDSLHS, encoded by the coding sequence ATGTCCCACCCCGACCCAGCGGGCACGCAGGTGCGCCGCGTCCTCGCCGTCATCCCCGCCCGAGGCGGATCCAAGGGCGTGCCCGCCAAGAACCTCGCCCCGGTCGGCGGTGTGCCCCTGGTGGCCAGAGCCATCCGCGAGTGCCTGGCCGCCCGCCTGGTCACCGACGTCGTCGTCTCCACGGACGACCACGTGATCGGCGAGGCCGCCCGCGCCGCGGGAGCCGAGGTCGTCCTGCGCCCCGCCGCGATCGCCGGTGACACCGCGACCAGCGAGGCCGCCGTCCTGCACGCCATGGACGCCCACGAGGCCCTGCACGGCGCCGCCGTGGACGTCGTCCTGCTCGTGCAGTGCACCAGCCCCTTCCTCACCCGCGAGGACATCGACGGGGTGGCCGCAGCGGTCGTCGAGAACGGCGCGGACACCGCCGTCACCGTCGCCCCCTTCCACGGCTTCATCTGGCGCGACGCGGCCGACGACGCCGACGATGCCACGGACGGCTCGGCGGACGTCACCGCGCAGCGCACGGACGCCGCCGGCGGCACCGCGACCCTCGCCAACTCCACCCGTACGCGCGGCGGTTACGGCGTCAACCACGACAAGTCCTTCCGGCCGCGCCGCCAGGACCGCCCCCAGGACCTCCTGGAGACCGGCGCCGCCTACGCGATGGACGCGGCGGGCTTCCGCGCCGAGAAGCACCGTTTCTTCGGCCACACCGAGCCCGTGCGCACCGACCCCGCCCGCGTCCTCGAGGTCGACGACCCGCACGACCTCGCCCGCGCCCGCGCGCTCGCCCCGCTCTTCGACGCGGACCGCGCGGACGCCCTGCCGACCGCCGCCGACATCGACGCGGTCGTCCTCGACTTCGACGGCACCCAGACCGACGACAGGGTGCTGATCGACTCCGATGGAAGGGAGTTCGTCTCCGTGCACCGCGGGGACGGCCTCGGCATCGCGGCCCTCCGCAGGAGCGGCCTGAACATGCTGATCCTGTCCACGGAACAGAATCCGGTCGTCGCCGCGCGCGCGAAGAAGCTCAAGCTTCCCGTCCTGCACGGCATCGACAGGAAAGACCTCGCACTGAAGCAGTGGTGCGAGGAACAGGGCATCGCGCCCGAGCGCGTGCTCTACGTCGGCAACGACGTCAACGACCTCCCGTGCTTCGCCCTCGTGGGCTGGCCCGTGGCGGTCGGCAGTGCCCACGACGTCGTACGCGGCGCGGCCCGCGCGGTCACCACCGTCCCCGGCGGTGAGGGCGCGATCCGAGAGATCGCCACCTGGATCCTCGGCCCCTCTCTCGACTCCCTCCACAGTTAA
- a CDS encoding helix-turn-helix domain-containing protein codes for MPEPSSLPTVRRRRLGTELRRLRERADLSVTEAAALLGVPQSRISNIEAGRYGVSGDRVRALAGHYDCTDGELVDALAAMPGDRRRGWWEEYRDILSPRMLDLTELEHHATRIRVAQIINIPGLLQTAAHARALFDQTVPQLKPHEIEHRVSHRVKRQAVLHRDQPSPYTAIIHEAALRMRFGDRTTNRDQLGHLIDMGDLDHVTLAVVPFESGPFHTSGQGVDYLHGPVRQLDTVQIDTDHGGELIDSPAQLERYRLVLDRMERAALAPAKSRDFIAQLIKDV; via the coding sequence ATGCCCGAGCCGAGTTCCCTGCCGACGGTGCGTCGACGACGCCTCGGCACCGAACTGCGCCGACTGCGCGAGCGCGCCGACCTGAGCGTTACCGAGGCGGCTGCGCTCCTGGGTGTCCCCCAGTCGCGCATCAGCAACATCGAGGCGGGGCGCTACGGAGTGAGCGGTGACCGCGTGCGCGCGCTCGCGGGACACTACGACTGCACGGACGGCGAACTGGTCGACGCCCTCGCCGCCATGCCAGGTGATCGCCGACGCGGCTGGTGGGAGGAGTACCGCGACATCCTCTCGCCGCGCATGCTGGACCTGACCGAGTTGGAGCACCACGCGACGCGGATCCGCGTCGCCCAGATCATCAACATCCCCGGCCTGCTCCAGACCGCCGCCCATGCGCGAGCCCTCTTCGACCAGACCGTCCCGCAGCTCAAACCCCACGAGATCGAACACCGGGTCTCCCACCGGGTGAAGCGTCAGGCCGTACTCCACCGCGACCAGCCCTCGCCCTATACGGCGATCATCCACGAAGCGGCCCTGCGCATGCGCTTCGGCGACCGGACCACGAACCGGGACCAGCTCGGCCACCTCATCGACATGGGCGACCTCGACCACGTCACCCTGGCCGTCGTCCCCTTCGAAAGCGGCCCCTTCCACACCTCGGGCCAGGGCGTCGACTACCTCCACGGCCCGGTTCGGCAACTGGACACCGTTCAGATCGACACCGATCACGGAGGCGAACTCATCGACTCCCCAGCCCAGTTGGAGCGCTACCGCTTGGTCCTGGACCGCATGGAGCGTGCCGCCCTCGCCCCGGCCAAGTCCCGCGACTTCATCGCCCAGCTCATCAAAGACGTCTAG
- a CDS encoding DUF397 domain-containing protein: protein MTELAWQKSTYSQEASSCVNIATAPDGTIRLRESDEPEVILSTSRTQLGTLIRAVKNMRR, encoded by the coding sequence GTGACCGAACTCGCCTGGCAGAAGTCGACGTACAGCCAAGAAGCCTCCTCCTGCGTCAACATCGCCACCGCCCCCGACGGAACGATCCGCCTCCGCGAAAGCGACGAGCCAGAGGTCATCCTCAGCACGTCCCGCACCCAACTCGGCACCCTCATACGCGCCGTCAAGAACATGCGGCGCTGA
- a CDS encoding DUF6716 putative glycosyltransferase, with translation MQGSHRNPLRVAVLADSDTRWKWGALTANRIVSDSRPNGHGPEGHGAQGHRLSGYLLRGRATPTPRQLEEVGVRADSLREVTAVEFLREVQRDAPDVIVLALVGGAVQAVLHGLARVIEDARLTGDAGKRPVVVTGYVGVVYEKLADGLLLRHGADVVLANSRQDAERFRAVYEGVGADAAAVTEAALPFLGGAPYEKHDPYTVVFAAQPSVPESAAQRTYLLRRLVEHARLHPDREVLLKLRSKPGEHTTHIEELPYQKLAQRVDGGLPANFRLVYGHMGEVLDRTDLLVTVSSTAALESLHRRVPTAILTDLGVREALGNHHFTGSGCLTSWDRLDAGDLPEPDERWLSRQGVAADGSYERAFDGARERVTELLADAAAGQLPPLRPYYSLTTARGYLPAILARHHLGPDGAPLPGAPSADKDPGPVRQIVRRAARGAYRHGVQRVAPVIRRMGEL, from the coding sequence GTGCAAGGAAGTCATCGAAACCCGCTGCGGGTCGCCGTGCTCGCCGATTCCGATACGCGATGGAAATGGGGCGCTCTCACCGCGAACCGCATCGTATCGGACAGTCGGCCGAACGGGCATGGACCCGAGGGGCACGGAGCGCAGGGCCACCGCCTCAGCGGCTATCTGCTCCGCGGCCGGGCCACCCCGACCCCCCGCCAGCTCGAAGAGGTGGGAGTGCGCGCGGACTCGCTGCGCGAGGTCACCGCCGTCGAGTTCCTGCGGGAGGTGCAGCGCGACGCGCCCGACGTGATCGTGCTCGCCCTGGTGGGCGGCGCGGTCCAGGCGGTCCTGCACGGCCTCGCCCGGGTCATCGAGGACGCCCGCCTGACCGGCGACGCGGGCAAGCGTCCCGTCGTCGTCACCGGCTACGTCGGCGTCGTCTACGAGAAGCTCGCCGACGGCCTCCTGCTGCGGCACGGCGCGGACGTCGTCCTCGCCAACTCCCGCCAGGACGCGGAGCGTTTCCGCGCCGTGTACGAAGGAGTGGGCGCCGACGCCGCCGCGGTGACGGAGGCCGCGCTGCCCTTCCTCGGCGGCGCGCCCTACGAGAAGCACGACCCCTACACCGTCGTCTTCGCCGCCCAGCCCTCCGTGCCGGAGAGCGCGGCCCAGCGCACCTACCTGCTGCGCCGCCTGGTCGAACACGCCCGACTGCACCCCGACCGCGAGGTGCTGCTCAAGCTGCGCAGCAAGCCCGGTGAGCACACCACGCACATCGAGGAGCTGCCCTACCAGAAGCTGGCGCAGCGCGTCGACGGCGGCCTGCCCGCCAACTTCCGTCTCGTCTACGGGCACATGGGCGAGGTGCTCGACCGCACCGACCTGCTCGTCACCGTCTCCTCGACGGCGGCGCTGGAATCCCTGCACCGCCGCGTCCCCACCGCGATCCTCACCGACCTCGGGGTGCGCGAGGCGCTCGGCAACCACCACTTCACCGGCTCCGGCTGCCTCACCTCCTGGGACCGCCTCGACGCGGGCGACCTGCCGGAGCCCGACGAGCGGTGGCTGTCCCGGCAGGGCGTCGCCGCCGACGGAAGCTACGAGCGGGCCTTCGACGGGGCGCGCGAGCGGGTCACGGAGCTGCTCGCCGACGCGGCCGCCGGTCAACTCCCGCCCCTGCGGCCGTACTACAGCCTCACCACCGCGCGCGGCTATCTGCCCGCGATCCTCGCCCGCCACCACCTCGGCCCGGACGGCGCACCCCTGCCCGGCGCGCCCTCGGCCGACAAGGACCCCGGTCCCGTACGGCAGATCGTGCGCCGCGCGGCCCGCGGCGCCTACCGCCACGGAGTGCAGCGCGTGGCGCCCGTCATCCGGCGGATGGGCGAGCTGTGA
- a CDS encoding GNAT family N-acetyltransferase encodes MAITYEWRGDFEDPEVNLLHAEGFGHPALDIGWREQVRRHSLGWVCARDGAGAGELAGFVNVAWDGGVHAFVLDTVVAGRRRGQGIGAALVARAAEGARDARCEWLHVDFDDELRGFYFDACGFRSTAAGLIAL; translated from the coding sequence ATGGCGATCACATACGAGTGGCGGGGTGACTTCGAGGACCCGGAGGTCAACCTGCTGCACGCCGAGGGGTTCGGGCATCCGGCGCTCGACATCGGGTGGCGGGAGCAGGTGCGGCGGCACAGCCTGGGGTGGGTCTGCGCGCGGGACGGAGCGGGCGCGGGGGAGCTTGCCGGGTTCGTCAACGTCGCCTGGGACGGCGGCGTGCACGCCTTCGTTCTCGACACCGTCGTGGCCGGGCGGCGCCGGGGGCAGGGCATCGGCGCCGCGCTCGTGGCCCGCGCCGCGGAAGGCGCGCGCGACGCCCGGTGCGAGTGGCTGCACGTCGACTTCGACGACGAACTGCGCGGCTTCTACTTCGACGCCTGCGGGTTCAGGTCGACGGCGGCGGGGCTCATCGCACTCTGA
- a CDS encoding antibiotic biosynthesis monooxygenase has protein sequence MTHLLDLIHPDAGTVLISEWRTGTPERTRAAADAVVQEWAAAEAPPARLAQHLFVATDGTGLLHYAQWTSDEDHLAWARAYRTAVISRVDTLVPGIERPGLNRTRLHRSVVHDAEHSPGVFAITMTEAVEQTLENASTPATGLLATHLHLTADGGRAIVVSEWTDAAAHEAAIADAPGVRRYTLHHSLTGGRASSSPIRPPLPQ, from the coding sequence ATGACACATCTCCTGGACCTCATCCATCCCGACGCGGGCACCGTCCTGATCAGCGAGTGGCGCACCGGCACCCCCGAGCGCACCCGGGCGGCCGCCGACGCCGTCGTCCAGGAGTGGGCCGCCGCCGAGGCCCCTCCCGCGCGGCTCGCGCAGCACCTCTTCGTCGCGACGGACGGCACGGGGCTCCTCCACTACGCGCAGTGGACCAGCGACGAGGACCACCTGGCGTGGGCCCGCGCCTACCGCACCGCCGTGATCAGCCGCGTCGACACGCTGGTGCCGGGGATCGAACGGCCTGGCCTCAACCGGACCCGGCTGCACCGCAGCGTGGTGCACGACGCGGAGCACTCCCCCGGCGTCTTCGCGATCACCATGACGGAGGCCGTGGAGCAGACGCTGGAGAACGCGAGCACACCGGCAACCGGCCTGCTGGCCACGCACCTTCACCTGACGGCGGACGGCGGACGCGCGATCGTCGTCTCGGAGTGGACCGACGCGGCAGCGCACGAGGCGGCCATCGCCGACGCGCCCGGCGTGCGGCGGTACACGCTCCACCACTCGCTCACGGGGGGCCGGGCCTCCTCTTCTCCCATCCGTCCACCCCTCCCGCAGTGA
- a CDS encoding VOC family protein, translating into MSFLTGNQPESTPTWTDLDVTEGAAAERAAEFYGAVFDWEFREDSLEDSREDFRGGFRADAGRGITCLLRGRPVAGLRTVPEGAPRLGAWRMYFAADDCDAVTDRAVAAGATVTRGPAERGPLGRAAVLLDPVGAEFGLWQGRDLLGCELVNEPGALVRNDLSTPHAERARTFYATLFSYTLDGNEDLPDFDFTFLRRPDGHEIGGVFGAPDAPSSRWETTFEVADTDAVVARAVAAGGDADAPSDMPYGRMARLTDPLGNAFHVIARPS; encoded by the coding sequence ATGAGCTTCCTCACCGGAAACCAGCCCGAGTCCACGCCCACGTGGACCGACCTCGACGTCACCGAAGGAGCCGCGGCCGAGCGCGCGGCGGAGTTCTACGGAGCGGTGTTCGACTGGGAGTTCCGCGAGGATTCCCTCGAAGATTCCCGCGAGGATTTCCGTGGGGGATTCCGCGCCGACGCGGGCCGCGGGATCACCTGCCTGCTGCGCGGCCGCCCGGTCGCGGGGCTGCGGACGGTGCCCGAGGGCGCGCCCCGCCTCGGCGCCTGGCGGATGTACTTCGCCGCGGACGACTGCGACGCGGTGACGGACCGCGCCGTGGCGGCGGGCGCGACGGTGACCCGGGGCCCGGCCGAGCGCGGCCCGCTGGGCCGCGCCGCCGTGCTCCTTGACCCGGTGGGCGCGGAGTTCGGACTCTGGCAGGGCCGGGACCTGCTCGGCTGCGAGCTGGTGAACGAGCCGGGCGCGCTGGTCCGCAACGACCTGTCGACACCGCACGCGGAGCGCGCGCGGACCTTCTACGCGACGCTCTTCTCCTACACCCTGGACGGCAACGAGGACCTCCCGGACTTCGACTTCACGTTCCTGCGACGCCCGGACGGCCACGAGATCGGCGGCGTCTTCGGCGCCCCGGACGCGCCCTCGTCGCGCTGGGAGACGACGTTCGAAGTGGCGGACACGGACGCGGTGGTGGCCCGCGCGGTGGCGGCGGGCGGCGACGCCGACGCCCCGTCGGACATGCCGTACGGCCGCATGGCGCGGCTCACCGATCCGCTGGGCAACGCGTTCCATGTGATCGCGCGGCCGTCGTAG
- a CDS encoding peptidoglycan-binding domain-containing protein: MTHHHKAATVLAAGLLAATAATGVAATTASAAEPTAPSVSASCSWRTNLGFYCGYDTRNVYSDYGDSGRQVKEIQALLRFRGIGIGPDGIDGRFGKDTRSAVKKFQRSWHLNDDGIVGPNTWTYLRTGV, translated from the coding sequence ATGACCCACCACCACAAGGCAGCGACCGTGCTCGCCGCAGGCCTCCTCGCCGCGACCGCCGCGACCGGGGTCGCCGCCACCACCGCGTCGGCGGCCGAACCCACCGCGCCGTCCGTGTCGGCCAGTTGCTCGTGGCGCACCAACCTCGGCTTCTACTGCGGCTACGACACCAGGAACGTCTACAGCGACTACGGCGACAGCGGCAGGCAGGTCAAGGAGATCCAGGCGCTGCTCCGGTTCCGGGGCATCGGCATCGGACCCGACGGGATCGACGGCCGGTTCGGGAAGGACACCCGCTCGGCCGTGAAGAAGTTCCAGCGTTCCTGGCACTTGAACGACGACGGCATCGTCGGCCCCAACACCTGGACGTATCTGCGGACAGGGGTCTGA
- a CDS encoding N-acetylneuraminate synthase family protein — protein MSSITPIGANSRLRQFGSKTAGPGQPVYITGEIGINHNGDLENAFALIDVAAEAGCDAVKFQKRTPEICTPRDQWDIERDTPWGRMTYIDYRHRVEFGESEYQAISEHCAKRGIDWFASPWDTEAVAFLEKFDLPAHKVASASLTDDELLRALRATGRTIILSTGMSTPKQIRHAVEVLGSDNILMCHATSTYPAQAEELNLRVINTLQAEYPNVPIGYSGHETGLQTTLAAVALGATFVERHITLDRAMWGSDQAASVEPQGLTRLVRDIRTIEASLGDGVKKVYESELGPMKKLRRVPGVVAESESAETEPVAV, from the coding sequence ATGAGCTCCATCACCCCCATCGGCGCCAACTCCCGCCTCCGTCAGTTCGGTTCGAAGACGGCGGGCCCCGGCCAGCCCGTGTACATCACCGGCGAGATCGGCATCAACCACAACGGTGACCTGGAGAACGCCTTCGCGCTCATCGACGTGGCCGCCGAGGCCGGCTGTGACGCCGTCAAGTTCCAGAAGCGCACCCCGGAGATCTGCACCCCGCGCGACCAGTGGGACATCGAGCGCGACACCCCCTGGGGCCGCATGACCTACATCGACTACCGCCACCGCGTGGAGTTCGGCGAGTCCGAGTACCAGGCCATCAGCGAGCACTGCGCCAAGCGCGGCATCGACTGGTTCGCGTCCCCGTGGGACACCGAGGCCGTCGCCTTCCTGGAGAAGTTCGACCTGCCCGCCCACAAGGTCGCCTCCGCCTCGCTCACCGACGACGAGCTGCTGCGCGCCCTGCGCGCCACCGGACGCACGATCATCCTCTCCACCGGCATGTCGACGCCGAAGCAGATCCGCCACGCGGTCGAGGTCCTCGGCTCGGACAACATCCTGATGTGCCACGCCACGTCGACGTACCCGGCGCAGGCCGAGGAGCTCAACCTCCGCGTCATCAACACCCTCCAGGCCGAGTACCCGAACGTCCCGATCGGCTACTCCGGCCACGAGACCGGCCTGCAGACCACGCTGGCCGCGGTCGCCCTCGGCGCCACCTTCGTCGAGCGCCACATCACCCTGGACCGCGCCATGTGGGGCTCCGACCAGGCCGCCTCCGTCGAGCCGCAGGGCCTGACCCGTCTGGTCCGCGACATCCGCACCATCGAGGCGTCCCTCGGCGACGGCGTCAAGAAGGTCTACGAGTCGGAGCTCGGCCCGATGAAGAAGCTGCGCCGCGTCCCGGGCGTCGTCGCCGAGAGCGAGTCGGCCGAGACCGAGCCGGTCGCCGTCTGA
- a CDS encoding DUF6879 family protein, with product MNISPDDFGKLFTEFQQEAFRLETLDDYSKSGGVDAYHAFLAGKPQPEEYKSAGWVTTVRNAIEAGRRMYRVHILSRPLSNYLRFELGWGYIRNQAAGEELFILDTTEQPNPLQGVPDFWAFDERNVVSMQYGDFGEFVGAELLPESQAQEWLAHRDEAMRRAEPFAEWWERYKPE from the coding sequence GTGAACATCTCACCTGACGACTTCGGAAAGCTCTTCACGGAGTTTCAGCAAGAGGCGTTCCGGCTGGAGACGCTGGACGACTACAGCAAGTCAGGGGGCGTTGATGCCTATCACGCTTTTCTGGCCGGTAAGCCGCAGCCGGAAGAGTACAAGTCGGCGGGATGGGTGACTACTGTACGGAACGCCATAGAGGCCGGTAGGCGTATGTACCGGGTTCACATCCTTTCCCGGCCGCTGAGCAATTATCTTCGCTTCGAACTGGGCTGGGGCTACATTCGGAACCAGGCAGCTGGTGAAGAGCTCTTCATTCTCGACACCACAGAGCAGCCGAACCCGCTTCAAGGTGTTCCGGACTTCTGGGCGTTCGATGAACGGAACGTCGTTTCTATGCAGTACGGCGATTTCGGGGAGTTCGTAGGGGCCGAGCTCCTCCCAGAGAGTCAGGCTCAAGAATGGCTAGCACATCGGGATGAGGCGATGCGGCGAGCCGAGCCGTTCGCTGAATGGTGGGAGCGGTACAAGCCGGAGTGA